GAACGAATTGCTTAAGGCCCATATAAAGGACCAGCAGCGTATAATTGCTATGCTGGAGGATAAGATCTCATTGCTTGAGGCCCAATGCGATTTAAAAAGAAGAAAGGAAAAGTAATGACGTGTGCTCAGGAACGCCCCCGAAAACAAACTGTACAAATTCCGGACAAATTTACCCTTTTAATACCGCGTAAAATAATACAATAAAGCAATTAAAGATGCGGAAAAAGCAAATTCATACCGAACTTCCCAATCCCACCCTGAGCACGGATGCCCCTAATGATATCGTTAGGGGCATTTTTAATAAATACGGACAGATATCGGACAAGTTTAAGAAGCTGATGGGGCAACCACAATACCGTGAAGCTGTCCTTAAAAAGACAGGTAAGGATTGGTATATTGAATACCAATACAGGTATCCGGTAGAACTAAAACCGCCAGGCAAAAGGTTTGAACGTTTCCGGGATCGCTCCGATATCAATTACGTCCGAAAACATAAAGGGGATGCTGCAGCGGAAGAATATGCAGCCGGGGTTATCCAGGTCATTAATAATGGCCTTCGGAGTGGAATAATAAATCCGTTCGCGGATGAGGGGAGAGTTAATAAGATCCATGAGAGGCGAGCTATATCTGAAAATTCTGTGAATATGAATACCGCTCTCGAGCTGTTCATCCAGAACCGAAAGTCCAGGAAGCTCTCCGATAAGACAATCATAGACTATGAGAACCTTTGTAAGTGGTTTAAGGAATGGTTGTCCTCCCAGGACCTACTGAAGGTAGAGCCGGGGAAAATTACCACTGATCATATCGAGACGTTCCTTTCAGATTGTCAAGAGGAGCGTAACTGGTCACCGCGCACCCGGAACAATTACAAGGAATTTGTTTCGTCTATTTTCATCTTCCTTCGTGATAAAAAGCAACTCATTCAGAACAACCCCGCAATCGGCATAGATGCCCAAAAAACTAAAGCAACCAAGAATACCTATTACGATACCGAGCTTGCGAAAAATATAAAGGAATACATGGCAGAAAACGATGCCTTTATGCATTCGTATTGCCAGTATATTTATTACTCCTGTTCGCGCCCCAAGAAAGAAGCCAGGTTTGTACGGATTGGTGATATTGACACCGTAAGAGGCACAATAAGAATTACCGATGGCAAGACCGGGGAAAGGTTCGTTCCGCTTTGTACAGAACTTAAGGAATGGTTTGACGAAATAAATATTTATCAATATCCACGAGAAAGGTTCCTATTTGGACCCGGGTTTTATGGATCCCAAACACCGGTAAGTGTCAACTTTTTTACCAACAGGTACAAGCCGATAAAGGATAAATTTGGCCTAGACCGAAAATATTCAATTTACGGATGGAAGCACAATAGGTGTATCGATCTGATCCGGTTGGGTCTTACATTGGCCGAAGCTATGCAGCTTACCGGGCATGATGATTATACGAGTTTTGAAAATTACATTCGGGACCTGGGTGCGGCTATGTCCGGGAAGGTCGTAGGGGAAACGGTGAGGTTTTAATCGATTATTTGGATATTTAATATATCTTTTCGATATTTGCTATGTCTGGATAATGGGGGTACAACCTGACAGGTACATGGCTGGCTCCGCTCAAGGAAGTAGAGTCATTGAAACGAAGAAAACCCATTTTCTCCTCAGAATTGACTAAGGGGGAAAGGGGGTTAAACTCTCTCGGATCGATGGCTTCACCACTAAGGAAATATTTATACTTAAATAGTATAAAAGAATGATTCTTCTTGAGCGGAGAGAAAACGAAATTGGCCGGGCCCCTACCTGGCCTTTTTCAT
Above is a genomic segment from Verrucomicrobiia bacterium containing:
- a CDS encoding site-specific integrase, with protein sequence MRKKQIHTELPNPTLSTDAPNDIVRGIFNKYGQISDKFKKLMGQPQYREAVLKKTGKDWYIEYQYRYPVELKPPGKRFERFRDRSDINYVRKHKGDAAAEEYAAGVIQVINNGLRSGIINPFADEGRVNKIHERRAISENSVNMNTALELFIQNRKSRKLSDKTIIDYENLCKWFKEWLSSQDLLKVEPGKITTDHIETFLSDCQEERNWSPRTRNNYKEFVSSIFIFLRDKKQLIQNNPAIGIDAQKTKATKNTYYDTELAKNIKEYMAENDAFMHSYCQYIYYSCSRPKKEARFVRIGDIDTVRGTIRITDGKTGERFVPLCTELKEWFDEINIYQYPRERFLFGPGFYGSQTPVSVNFFTNRYKPIKDKFGLDRKYSIYGWKHNRCIDLIRLGLTLAEAMQLTGHDDYTSFENYIRDLGAAMSGKVVGETVRF